Below is a window of Paenibacillus bovis DNA.
GAATCCCTGTCTACTTTCAAGCAGATTCATCATTCCGTAACCGATGGTCTGACTTCAGTAGAGCAGTCCGCCGAGCAATTCCAGCAGCTCAAATCCAACTCGCACCGTATTTCTTCCAGTCTGCAGGACATGAATACACTTGTTGGAGATGTAAATTCCAATGCTGGACAGGTAGCACGCTCTGTAGAAGAAGTGACGGTCATCTCGACCCGCAATACCGAGAGTATGCACGATATTGCTTCTTCAGCCGAAGAACAGCTGGCCTCGATGGAAGAAATCAGTTCTTCCGCCCAGTCCCTGGCTGCCCGTGCCGATGATCTGCAAAAGGAAATTGAACATTTCAAAATTAAGTAATCCACCTATTCCCCATATTTATCCCGACCCTTTGTACAGCAGATTTTCTCTGCACAGAGGGTCTTTTTCTATTTTTCTGTTCACAACGGGATGTCAGCGGCAGGGGCGCTTAATATTTACCAACCAGTCGTTCATCTTCCGCCGATACTACCTTTCCTCCGGCTGTAACACTACCCTATTATCACCTGATACAAACCGATCGATGAGGGTTATATACAGATAGAAAGCCTGTTAAATAATGGTTGCAAAGGGGATGTCATCATGGCCAAACAATTAGCGACTCATGAAATGCTGGAAGTGCACGAGCTGCTTACTTTCAAAACATCTTGTGTTACCAAAGCAGTAGCTATGCGCGAACTTGTCAAAGACGATAAGCTGAGACAGATTATGGACGAAGATGTTCAAGACTCCATCAAAGCAATTGAAGACCTCAAGTCCATCCTGGAAAAACAAAAATAAGGAGGAATTCATTATGGCTTCCAACAGTATGACCAAAGAAATGCTCGTTAATGCAACAGCACCACTGGATGATCTGGCAATTGCCACCGATCTGCTGATGTCTGCCAAAGCAGGGGTTCGCAACTATGCGGTAGCCCTGACCGAGACAGCTACACCCAGTGTACGCCGTACCCTCAAAGCCCAAATGCAAAAAGCGATCGATCTACACGAGAAAATCGCTAACTATATGATCGAAAATGAAATGTACCATGCGTACAATATCGACGAGCAGGTAGAACATGATCTGCAAAAAGCCGATATGGCGCTGGAACTCGCCAAAACCAAATCCTAAGCTGTGATCCGACAGATCATATGCTGACAAATGAATCGCCTGTCGCTATGATCGTGCATCTGATATGCAGTCATAGCGACAGGCGATTTTTCCATAACAAAAAAGCCGCGCTGTCTCCCTCAGAAATGATCTGTACAGGAGATAGCGCGGCTTTGAGCTGGATTTCTATTGATTTAAATTTGTTTGTTCCAAAGAAGCATCGGCGTTTACTTGGACAATTCCAGGAAACCTTCACCGAACACATCACGCACATCATGAATCGTAATAAACGCATTCGGGTCTTCCGTACGTACAATCTTCTTCAGCACGGATACTTCCTGTTTGCTGATGACAATATACAGTACTTCTTTGGGGTTTTTGGTGTAATAGCCATGACCGGACAAGACGGTGACCCCGCGGTCCATCACGGTAATAACTTTCTCCGCGATCGCTTCCTGATGGGAGGAGATAATCATGACCGCCTTTTTCGGATTCAGGCCCTCGATAATAAAGTCCATCACCTTGGTACCGATATACAGCGCGATAATCGTCAGCATCAGCCGCTCCGCTCCGATAATAAACAGAGACGAGAATGCCACGATCAGGTCAAAAAAGAGAAGTCCGTAGCTGATATTCCAGTCCAGATATTTATGCGTAATCCGTGCCAGAATCGCCGTACCTGCCGTTGTGCCGCCTGCACGGATAATCAATCCGATCCCCACACCAACCAGCACCCCGGCAAAGACCGCATTAACCACGATCTCATTCGATTCAATATGCCAGCCTTCCGTCAGATGCAGAAACAGCGAGTTTAGCGCTACCGCGATAATTGTATAGATAATACTCGTTTTATCCAGAAATTTGTAACCAATCAGAATCAGAAATGAATTGATCACCAGATTGACTAGTCCCGGAGACCATTGGAGCAAATAATAGATGATAATTGTAACCCCGGTCACGCCGCCTTCACCCAGATTATTCGGGATGATAAACAGATTGACCGCCAGTGCAAACAGAAAAGCGCCTATCGTGATCAGTACCATATCATAAATGCGTTTTTTTATGCTCATGCTTCCATGCTCCTTTAATCATCCATATCTATTGAACCGTATAGGAATTTGCTCATGCCGAATCCATCCGGAAAGGCGATTCTGCCGCCCAATCCGGGTATCTAACCATTCTTACCCGACAAATGAGTATTGTAAGCCACTGGAGACAAGCAAGTCAAAGCTTTTTTACGATACTTTGACTATTCATTTCTGCATCTGATTACCGTTAAAAAGCGGGGTGTTACATGAAAATACATACCCACTTATGAATATGAAGCTGCCAAGTCAGCTTTGCGTGTTTATTCGCTATACTCATCCTTTTTGCAGACCTGTTTTAACAGCATAATAATCACCTCTAATTATTTTTGACTATTTAGTCCGAATATTATTGACTATATAGTCCGGAATGGGTATAGTGGTCTTACAAGCCTTTGACAAAGCCGCTTCATTGCTTCTGTCAGGACGCACATGATCCTATTACCTAATTGAAAGCGAGGCATTTATTATGACCAACCCATCCGTTTCTTCCTCTTCTACGATTGACGTATTGAACGAACGTGCAGAGCAGGCGCTGCACCTGATCAACCAGTTTGGTTCCCTGCTGCTGGATAAGGATATGCAGAGCTGGCTGGACTTGTTCGACGAGCAAATCCGCTTTGAGTTCCCTTATGCAGATGAAGGTTATAACAAGTTGCTGGAAGGTAAACAGGCTCTCGCCCAGCATATGGAGCAGTTTGATGGAATGATCCGTATGAATCATTTCAGTACACCGGTGATTCACCAGACGCTGAACCCCGATATCTTTATCGCCCAGTTCCAGGGGACAGGCATCTTGCTGGAGACAGGCAAGGTCTATGCACAGGACTATATCTCCCTGATCGAAGTGAAAAATGGCAAAATCTCGCGTTATCTGGATTACTGGAACCCGCTCGCTGTAGCACGGGCTGTCACTCCGGATGCACCTACACAGGAGGTCTGATCATGAATAATCCACAGCTTCTTCTCACTGCCGGTAGCGGCAAAACATCTACCCGTATCGCCGAATTGCTGACTGCTCAAGGCTACACTGTACGCAAAGCGATGCGCTCCCCACGTTCTGGTCAGCAGGCGATCCCCGAAGTGGAATTTGACTGGTATCGTCCGGAGACATTCGCCGCTGCCATCGAAGGAATGAATACGATCTATCTGGTCGCTCCTATCATGGACATGCATCCCGAGAAAGCGATGATTCCTTTTATGGAACAGGCACTTGCTGTCGGAACACGGCGCTTGGTCATGCTGTCCAGTGCTTCGATTGAAGCGGATGGACCTGTATTCGGAACAGTGCAGCAGTATATGATGCAGCATGCGCCGGAATGGGCTATCCTGCGCCCATCCTACTTTATGCAGAACTTTACCGAAGCAGCACATGGCTACGCGATTCGCTCCGGCGCAGGTATTACCACAGCGACCGGTGAGGGCAAACTGGGATTTGTCGATGCCGAGGATATTGCCCGTGTGGCTGTCCATGCACTGACCGATGAGCAGCCGCATAATACCGATCATATCATCACTGGACCAGAGTCTCTCAGCTATGGAGAAGCTGCCGCTATCATCAGTCATCTGTCTGGACTGGATGTGCAGCATCATCATGTGGAAGAAGAACAATTGTACGACCTGCTGCTGACTGCCGGTATGCAGCCGGATTATGCACGCTTTTTTGCCGGACTGGATACACGTATTCGTACCGAAGGCATTGAGGATCAGGTTACAGATACGGTGCTGCGTATTACCGGCCGGCCCCCGCGTTCACTGGAAGCCTTTATCCGTGACAATCTGCACTGGTACGCACCCGTTACCAGCTGAATCCGATAATAGGGCACGAATATTTTCTTGTAGCGAACAGCGAACAGCGAACAGCGAACAGCGAACAGCGAACAGCGAACAGCGAACAGCGAACAGCGAACAGCGAACAGTTGATTATACCTAAATATATAATTCATATAACAACAAATAAAGGCACACCGAAGTTATCATACTTGGGTGTGCCTCTTTTATATAGGATCGCCAGATCATACCGGCGATCCTTCTTTGATAACCTTTATTCAAAAACTCCAACGGTACATCTGATCAAATTCACAGCATTACGCAGCCCCACTGATATGCCGTACATACCATACCAGAAACATCCAGCATACGATGACAACAATCACGAAAATCGCTGCGATCCATGCTATTCTTTTACCTTTTTTGCTCATGTTCATCACTCCTCATTCGATATTCAGCTATACATGAGTTGCTTTGTTCACCCGAGCTTATCGTTGCAGTGCTCAGGCACGATGACTTCGTAACACCGACAATGCAATCTTCGTGATGCTGCGCAGCTGCTGTTCATTCGCACCTGCCTTGGCCGAGAAAATAAGACCCATCCGCTCATGTGCCAGAAAGTGTGCCAACTCCTGCAAATCAAACGCTGCAGACAGTTCTCCTTCATCTGCCGCCCGCTGCAGCAGTTGGTACAGTCCCTGCTCGATCTGCTCGGTATTGCTCTGCAAATACTCCCGCAGCTCTGCGTCTTGCGGTGCCTGCTCAACCGCGCTGCTAATGATAAAGCACTGCTGTGCCAATTCCGGATCGACCAGCGCCTGGATCATCACATCGAAAATATACTCCAGCTGCCCGATTGCACTTCCGGGCTGTTCCAATAGCTCGGCCATATCTTCGGTCTTGCCATCCATATAATGCTTGACCGCCATGATGAACAGATCACGCTTGGTGCCGTACGTATCATACAGACTCTGCCGGGCAATACCCAGTTCCTGCAGCAAATCCGGCAAAGTCGTCCCTTCATAACCGGTACGTCCAAATGTCTTCATCGCCCGCTGCAGCACCGCTGTTTTGTCAAAGGCTTTGGTTCTCGCCATACGTCCATCCTCCTTTCGCTCGATCTGTCTTGCTATCTATACGTGATGTAGTCCATCCTGCTCTGCAGTTGTTCCTGATTTCCACTCAAAATAATCCGTCACGGTACGAACTGCCACCTCTATTGCATCCTCACTGGGTTCCAGCTTGGCATGATGCAGGCCGTACGGTGTATCCACACCGAGCCAGAACATGAAGCCCGGAATCTGCTCCAGCAAATAACCAAAGTCCTCTCCGGTCATCGCTTCGGTACACTCGACCAGCTGGATATCCGAACGGCCAGACAGCCAATCCATAAACTCGGCCGTCAGCTTTTCTTCATTATATACCTGCATATAGTTGGAGCCCCAATCAATCTCTGCCCGGCATTCGAATCCGGCTTCGATCCCTTGTACGAGTGCCTGAATACGTGACTTTACCAGCACCATCGTCTCGGCAGACAGCGTACGGATCGTGCCTTCCAGACGTGCACGTTCAGCGATAATATTCTGCTTGGTGCCGCCTTCGACTTTACCAATGGTCACTACTGCAGAATCCAGCGGATTCACATTACGGGCGACAATACTTTGCAGCTGTCCGACGAGCTGGCAGCCGGCAACTACCATATCATTGGCACGATGCGGATACGCAGCATGTCCCCCCTCCCGATCAGATCGATGAACAGTTCCGATGTATTGGCGAACAAAATACCCTGACGGGTCGCAATCGTTCCTACCGGATACTCCGGCGCCACATGCAGTCCGACGATCTGCTCCGGCATCCAGTCCGCCAGTTCAGCGCTGTCCAGCAGCGGCTTCGCGCCGCCCGGTCCCTCTTCGGCAGGCTGGAAAATCATGACCAGATCATCCTGCATCCGCTGCCGGGCAAAATGCGTCAAAATTCCAAGCCCGATCGTCATATGCAGATCATGCCCGCAGGCGTGCATATAGCCGGGATGCTCACTTTGAAAATCATATCCGGTCTCTTCCACAATCGGCAGCCCGTCCATATCGGCACGGTAGCCAAACCGGCGCTTCGGTGCTGTACCATGCACATAGACCAGAATCCCTGTTTTCCAGGTACGTATTTCCAGATGCTCCTGCGGCAACTGGGCGATATAATCCAGCAGGTACTGCTGGGTTTTGAATTCCTGGAATCCCGGTTCGGGAATCCGGTGCAGATCGCGGCGGATATTAATAAGTGTTGGTGTAGTCATGGATTTCGCTCCTTGCCTTTGGTTGATGAGGATATAGTCAGACGGAATCTTTTCTAATTATAAGACTAACGGCATAACAAATGTGCTGCCAGCTATAGTCCGGAATCATACGATGCAATTTCGCCAGACACCGATTATTGATTCTGCAAAAAACGGATAAACTTTTGCAAGCCGGATGGCTGCTTCTTTTTATGCTTGATAATAAAATCAATTGGTATACGTGTAGACAGCGGATGACGCTGCATCATAGAGATGTTGTTGCGGCTATGCACTACAGCTGCCGGTACAACGCTCATTCCCAGTCCATCATGGACAGCCTGCAGAATCGCTTCCAGAGAATCAAATTCCATCACTATCGGATGCTCCAGGTAATGGGTTTTGGCATAGTCGAGTGTTTGTTGCCGGTAAATACAGTTCTTGTCTCCATTTACGATTAGTACCGGAGCATGATTCTGTACGGCTGTAACAGAATCGGACGAAATCAATATCATCTCTTCCCAATATCGGTATACCGTATCAAACTGGGCAGTATTATACGTTCCTTGCACAAAAGCACCATCCAGCTCGCCATAGGACAGCATGGTCAGCAAATGCTGCTTGTCCTTTGTTTTGAGCTTTACATCCATATGACCGGCTCCTCCGAGAAACGACGCAAACAGCTGCGGAATCTTGACAGCCGACACCGTCTGGGAAGCACCGATCGTCAGGCAATCCTTGCTTTGGGCAGGATGCAGCAATGTGACGGCTTCGTCCAGCAGCTGAATAACCCGATTGGCATAGTCCAATAAAGTAATGCCTTGTTCCGTCAGAGTCACACCTCTGTTATTGCGCACAAACAAGCGAACCCCCAGCTCATCTTCCAGGCTTTTGATACGCTGGCTCACATTCGGCTGCACATAGCCCAGCTTTTCGGCAGCCTTGGACACGGATTGCAGATCCGCCACTTGTTTAAAAATCCGCAGATCATGACTTTCCACAAGTCATCTTCCTCTCACGGGTATCATTTCAAATGATACCATCTTCATTATTATGTATTATACGCTGCAACCACCGGAAAATATAATACAGATGTGTCATCTATCCGAAGGAGGAATCGAAATGCAGTTAAAAAATAAAGTCATCATTATAACCGGCGGCGGTACCGGTATCGGAAAAGCAGTCGCATTGAAGCTGGCTGCGGAGCAGGCCAAAGTCGTTATCAATTACAGCCGATCGGAACAGGCAGCTGCCGACGTAGTCAAGCAAATCACACAATCCGGAGGGACAGCTATCGCCTGCAAAGCAGACGTATCCCTCGCCCAAGAAACCGACACTCTCGTGCGTAAGACAGTCGCAACGTTCGGCACTGTAGATGCGCTGATCAACAATGCGAGCATTACCGCCCAGATTCCAATGAGCGATCTGGATGCTGTTACCGACGAAATCTGGGATTCTCTTTTCAATGTAAATGTGAAAGGAATGTTCAACTGCATCAAAGCAGTCGTTCCTCATATGAAGAAA
It encodes the following:
- a CDS encoding spore coat protein, whose translation is MASNSMTKEMLVNATAPLDDLAIATDLLMSAKAGVRNYAVALTETATPSVRRTLKAQMQKAIDLHEKIANYMIENEMYHAYNIDEQVEHDLQKADMALELAKTKS
- a CDS encoding YitT family protein, yielding MKKRIYDMVLITIGAFLFALAVNLFIIPNNLGEGGVTGVTIIIYYLLQWSPGLVNLVINSFLILIGYKFLDKTSIIYTIIAVALNSLFLHLTEGWHIESNEIVVNAVFAGVLVGVGIGLIIRAGGTTAGTAILARITHKYLDWNISYGLLFFDLIVAFSSLFIIGAERLMLTIIALYIGTKVMDFIIEGLNPKKAVMIISSHQEAIAEKVITVMDRGVTVLSGHGYYTKNPKEVLYIVISKQEVSVLKKIVRTEDPNAFITIHDVRDVFGEGFLELSK
- a CDS encoding nuclear transport factor 2 family protein, giving the protein MTNPSVSSSSTIDVLNERAEQALHLINQFGSLLLDKDMQSWLDLFDEQIRFEFPYADEGYNKLLEGKQALAQHMEQFDGMIRMNHFSTPVIHQTLNPDIFIAQFQGTGILLETGKVYAQDYISLIEVKNGKISRYLDYWNPLAVARAVTPDAPTQEV
- a CDS encoding NAD(P)H-binding protein, translating into MNNPQLLLTAGSGKTSTRIAELLTAQGYTVRKAMRSPRSGQQAIPEVEFDWYRPETFAAAIEGMNTIYLVAPIMDMHPEKAMIPFMEQALAVGTRRLVMLSSASIEADGPVFGTVQQYMMQHAPEWAILRPSYFMQNFTEAAHGYAIRSGAGITTATGEGKLGFVDAEDIARVAVHALTDEQPHNTDHIITGPESLSYGEAAAIISHLSGLDVQHHHVEEEQLYDLLLTAGMQPDYARFFAGLDTRIRTEGIEDQVTDTVLRITGRPPRSLEAFIRDNLHWYAPVTS
- a CDS encoding TetR/AcrR family transcriptional regulator; this encodes MARTKAFDKTAVLQRAMKTFGRTGYEGTTLPDLLQELGIARQSLYDTYGTKRDLFIMAVKHYMDGKTEDMAELLEQPGSAIGQLEYIFDVMIQALVDPELAQQCFIISSAVEQAPQDAELREYLQSNTEQIEQGLYQLLQRAADEGELSAAFDLQELAHFLAHERMGLIFSAKAGANEQQLRSITKIALSVLRSHRA
- a CDS encoding LysR family transcriptional regulator — translated: MESHDLRIFKQVADLQSVSKAAEKLGYVQPNVSQRIKSLEDELGVRLFVRNNRGVTLTEQGITLLDYANRVIQLLDEAVTLLHPAQSKDCLTIGASQTVSAVKIPQLFASFLGGAGHMDVKLKTKDKQHLLTMLSYGELDGAFVQGTYNTAQFDTVYRYWEEMILISSDSVTAVQNHAPVLIVNGDKNCIYRQQTLDYAKTHYLEHPIVMEFDSLEAILQAVHDGLGMSVVPAAVVHSRNNISMMQRHPLSTRIPIDFIIKHKKKQPSGLQKFIRFLQNQ
- a CDS encoding SDR family NAD(P)-dependent oxidoreductase, yielding MQLKNKVIIITGGGTGIGKAVALKLAAEQAKVVINYSRSEQAAADVVKQITQSGGTAIACKADVSLAQETDTLVRKTVATFGTVDALINNASITAQIPMSDLDAVTDEIWDSLFNVNVKGMFNCIKAVVPHMKKQRSGVIINMGSVAGTTGIGSSIPYAATKSAIHTMTRSLAVALAPNIRVNSIAPGAVDTRWWAGNEAKMHQLAGHLPLQRISTSEDIADAILFQLTQESVTGQILTIDNGQTL